The Acetivibrio cellulolyticus CD2 genome has a segment encoding these proteins:
- a CDS encoding dockerin type I repeat-containing protein, with product MAKKRSLAIIIAMLVCSLLSTTPCMAAVTGDINGDGYFNSIDFGLMRVYLLSGSIPNYSAADVNGDSNANSIDFGYMRQYLLGIITVFPNGGTQTPTPTKTPTSTPTQTPTKIPTQTPTKIPTQTPQPTQSNGSFNDRYFSEGTSKQVMIQKASELSASQVKALIKQHVDEHYDLLAQQFGFTSKDDVYAFCFGWATRESTLNAELETAIAGWGENSAHAYGPFQTAETAFKNNYKDFMTEYDVPEMTQFDLNESNFYDVGISIHMGIRKLVHFSKDAKAKGYSGKDVLRRSVLAFNTGWVEGASESWINEYSDEIASLAGWYLNGHLSDDQWTWTGDSRVDRSNPWSWY from the coding sequence ATGGCAAAAAAACGGTCTTTGGCAATTATTATTGCAATGTTAGTGTGCTCGTTGCTTTCAACTACACCTTGTATGGCAGCTGTTACGGGGGATATTAATGGTGACGGGTATTTTAACTCAATTGACTTTGGTCTAATGAGAGTGTATTTGCTTTCAGGTTCAATACCTAACTACAGTGCGGCAGACGTTAATGGCGACAGTAATGCAAATTCTATTGATTTTGGGTATATGAGACAGTATCTTCTTGGAATTATTACTGTTTTCCCAAATGGAGGAACTCAAACTCCAACACCTACAAAAACACCTACAAGTACACCTACACAAACACCTACCAAAATACCTACACAAACACCTACCAAAATACCTACACAAACACCTCAACCGACTCAAAGCAACGGGTCATTTAATGACAGGTACTTTTCGGAAGGGACTTCCAAACAGGTAATGATACAAAAGGCTTCCGAATTGAGCGCGAGTCAGGTGAAAGCTTTGATTAAGCAGCACGTTGACGAGCACTACGATTTGTTGGCACAGCAATTTGGTTTTACTTCAAAAGATGATGTGTATGCGTTTTGTTTTGGATGGGCTACAAGAGAATCAACACTCAATGCAGAGCTGGAAACAGCGATAGCGGGTTGGGGAGAAAACTCGGCACATGCTTATGGACCTTTCCAAACAGCTGAAACTGCATTTAAGAACAACTATAAAGACTTTATGACAGAGTATGATGTTCCTGAAATGACTCAATTCGATTTGAATGAAAGTAATTTCTATGATGTAGGGATATCGATACATATGGGCATTAGGAAATTGGTTCATTTTTCAAAGGATGCAAAGGCAAAGGGATATAGCGGAAAGGATGTCTTGAGACGCAGTGTTCTCGCATTTAATACAGGTTGGGTTGAAGGTGCAAGCGAATCTTGGATTAATGAGTATTCTGATGAGATTGCGTCACTTGCAGGTTGGTACTTAAACGGACATTTAAGTGACGACCAGTGGACCTGGACAGGAGATTCCAGGGTTGACAGGTCAAATCCATGGAGCTGGTATTAA
- a CDS encoding type II secretion system F family protein: MQINSIMLAIFLVVTGFILILVILSSKKYKEYTEPLDSNEYKLKGLIPAGLFIIDAVKYGYSTKYDRKLMSKIIEIYGAKYSHFYLQIHWANKIAFVLLAAFLLSLFGLSSKPDVGYGFFSLIVLIAIAFLTDNELNEKVKKRRTSMQLDFPDFLNKLTLLINAGMTVQRAWEKIVTDNKKNSVLYEELSIAVADIRAGKSEMSAYEDFAKRCRIPEITKFVSVVLQNIKKGNTELVSILRLQASECWEMRKRAATRLGEEASTKMLFPMMIMFVAILIIVTVPAIFAMQGI, from the coding sequence ATGCAGATCAATTCTATTATGCTTGCAATTTTCCTGGTAGTGACAGGCTTCATTCTCATTCTTGTTATACTCTCATCAAAAAAATATAAAGAATATACCGAGCCGCTTGACAGTAATGAATACAAGTTAAAGGGCTTGATTCCTGCGGGCTTGTTTATAATTGATGCGGTCAAGTATGGTTATAGTACAAAGTATGATAGAAAACTGATGTCAAAGATTATCGAAATATATGGTGCAAAATATTCGCACTTTTATCTGCAGATTCATTGGGCAAATAAGATTGCATTTGTGCTGCTGGCAGCATTCCTTCTTAGTTTATTTGGGCTAAGCAGCAAGCCGGATGTAGGTTATGGGTTCTTTTCTTTGATTGTACTAATTGCTATAGCCTTTCTTACGGACAATGAATTAAATGAAAAGGTAAAAAAACGTCGTACGTCTATGCAACTTGATTTTCCTGACTTTTTGAACAAGCTTACGCTTTTGATCAATGCCGGAATGACTGTACAGAGAGCATGGGAGAAAATAGTGACTGACAACAAGAAAAACAGTGTTTTATATGAGGAATTAAGTATTGCAGTTGCTGATATACGCGCTGGGAAATCGGAGATGTCTGCTTATGAGGATTTCGCAAAAAGATGCAGGATACCGGAAATAACTAAATTTGTCTCTGTGGTTTTGCAAAATATTAAAAAGGGAAATACGGAACTGGTATCAATTTTGAGGCTTCAGGCTTCAGAGTGTTGGGAAATGCGTAAGCGGGCAGCAACTAGGTTGGGTGAAGAGGCCTCAACAAAAATGTTGTTTCCGATGATGATAATGTTTGTTGCGATATTAATTATTGTAACAGTTCCTGCTATATTTGCCATGCAGGGGATTTAG
- a CDS encoding Flp1 family type IVb pilin has protein sequence MLSLFKNFLKEEDGMSTVEIVIIIAVLVGLAILFRGYIVSFVKDILEKVFQSDQIESPYPSSTP, from the coding sequence ATGTTGAGTTTATTTAAAAATTTTCTAAAAGAAGAAGATGGGATGAGCACTGTAGAGATAGTAATAATTATTGCCGTTCTTGTGGGTCTTGCGATATTGTTTAGAGGCTATATAGTATCTTTTGTTAAAGATATTCTGGAAAAGGTTTTTCAATCAGATCAAATTGAAAGTCCATATCCTAGTTCTACACCTTAG
- a CDS encoding type II secretion system F family protein: protein MIGKKEIQEVAMEKSNNLPDYDTYVMSLKERVGYTLLAAVAVYLIAYIFYQNCIISLVVSFVALLYPKIRNKEIIEKRKNELNLQFRDMLYSLSSSLSAGKSIESSFKEVLKDLSIIYPDSNSFIIKEVEYIVRKIEMNETIESALEDFAARSHLEDIENFVDVLQTSKRTGGNIVDIIKNSSNIISDKIEVKEEIDTLLASRKFEQKILALMPVMLILFLSLSTGDYMYPVFHDLRGRLVMTLSLALIIIAYFISKKIMNIKV from the coding sequence ATGATTGGAAAAAAGGAAATCCAAGAGGTTGCTATGGAAAAAAGCAATAACCTGCCTGACTATGACACATATGTTATGAGCCTGAAAGAACGTGTTGGATATACATTATTAGCAGCAGTTGCAGTTTATTTAATAGCATATATATTTTATCAAAACTGTATAATTTCGCTGGTAGTATCATTTGTTGCTTTGTTGTACCCAAAGATAAGAAATAAGGAGATAATTGAAAAAAGAAAGAATGAACTGAACTTGCAGTTTAGAGATATGCTTTATTCCCTGTCTTCATCCCTTTCGGCCGGCAAATCTATTGAATCCTCATTTAAAGAAGTCCTAAAAGATCTTTCCATAATCTACCCGGATAGCAATTCGTTTATCATAAAAGAGGTTGAATATATTGTGCGAAAAATTGAGATGAATGAAACAATAGAGTCAGCATTGGAAGATTTCGCAGCAAGGTCCCACCTGGAAGATATAGAGAATTTTGTTGATGTACTTCAAACAAGCAAAAGAACCGGAGGAAATATTGTTGATATTATAAAAAACTCATCAAATATTATAAGCGATAAAATAGAGGTAAAGGAAGAAATAGATACACTTTTGGCATCAAGGAAATTTGAACAGAAGATATTGGCTCTAATGCCTGTAATGCTTATATTGTTCCTGTCTTTAAGCACAGGAGATTATATGTATCCAGTTTTTCACGACTTAAGAGGCAGATTGGTAATGACTTTATCATTGGCATTAATTATTATTGCATATTTTATCTCCAAAAAAATAATGAATATAAAGGTTTAA
- the sigI gene encoding RNA polymerase sigma-I factor, giving the protein MPAKKNIKDRTDDTFILTLQNIKGGNRVLRNEFISSYIPFILKVTSKTMGKFIDVQNSDEYSIAMSAFNESIDSYNFSKNYNFFLFSEQVIKRRLIDFSRKNSRQREFPFSYFEENYDFNEEPYLNSSNFSMEDIESRESITDFVNKLREFDITLMDLTQNIPKHKDSRRLCIRIAKILVEDERLFEKLKKNKNIPRNELRKQIGVHNKTIGNNRKYIIALCLIMRGDLQLSQKYLQYTDEGGR; this is encoded by the coding sequence ATGCCTGCTAAGAAAAACATTAAAGATCGGACTGATGATACATTTATACTAACCTTACAAAATATAAAAGGTGGCAACAGAGTTTTAAGAAACGAATTTATTTCAAGTTATATACCGTTTATATTGAAAGTAACCTCAAAAACAATGGGGAAGTTTATTGATGTACAGAACAGTGATGAATATAGTATTGCAATGTCAGCATTTAATGAGTCGATTGACAGTTACAATTTTAGCAAAAACTATAATTTCTTTTTGTTTTCTGAGCAGGTTATAAAACGTCGACTTATTGACTTTTCAAGAAAGAACAGTAGGCAAAGGGAATTCCCCTTTTCATACTTTGAAGAAAACTATGATTTTAATGAAGAGCCATATTTAAATTCCTCAAATTTTAGTATGGAGGATATAGAGTCCAGAGAATCAATTACAGACTTCGTTAATAAACTAAGAGAGTTTGATATAACGCTTATGGATTTGACACAAAATATTCCCAAGCATAAGGATTCACGAAGGCTATGCATTAGGATAGCGAAAATTTTGGTGGAGGATGAGCGCTTATTCGAAAAACTAAAGAAAAATAAGAATATACCTAGAAATGAGCTTAGAAAGCAGATTGGGGTGCATAACAAGACTATTGGGAATAATAGAAAATACATTATAGCATTATGTTTGATTATGAGGGGAGATCTTCAGCTTTCACAGAAATATTTGCAGTATACCGATGAAGGGGGTAGGTAG
- a CDS encoding YhcN/YlaJ family sporulation lipoprotein, which yields MNKKFLQTAAIAMGLTIFTLPLAACNTRPNYYMSPGKTGIIQKQNVTQYGTRIGNNLVNNTGRTNVVSPLPNAVISPIPGGAVVAPIPGVAVVSPVPGAPVNTSYNMTERAMSIKSQVKNVPQVKDANVIVVGDTALVACSPSNAAANTDALKKAVTQRVKSFDPTITKVVVSESPDMMTNVNQMYNNLTTKSINQITQDFNNLIKQITPSAS from the coding sequence ATGAACAAAAAGTTCTTACAAACTGCAGCAATTGCAATGGGTCTAACAATCTTTACATTACCACTTGCTGCCTGTAATACGAGACCAAATTACTATATGAGTCCCGGGAAAACAGGAATTATACAAAAACAGAATGTAACTCAATATGGTACAAGAATTGGAAACAATCTTGTTAACAACACAGGCAGAACTAATGTTGTTTCGCCTTTACCTAATGCTGTTATTTCACCTATACCTGGGGGTGCTGTTGTTGCACCTATACCTGGGGTTGCTGTTGTTTCACCCGTACCCGGTGCTCCTGTAAATACCTCATATAATATGACAGAAAGAGCCATGAGTATCAAAAGCCAGGTAAAAAATGTACCTCAGGTTAAAGATGCAAACGTTATAGTAGTTGGAGATACTGCACTTGTCGCATGCAGCCCAAGTAATGCAGCAGCCAATACTGATGCTTTAAAGAAAGCTGTTACACAGAGAGTTAAAAGCTTTGACCCTACTATAACAAAGGTTGTTGTATCAGAATCCCCAGACATGATGACAAATGTAAATCAAATGTATAACAACCTTACTACTAAATCAATAAACCAGATAACTCAGGATTTCAACAACTTAATTAAACAGATTACACCATCAGCATCATAA
- a CDS encoding glycoside hydrolase family 9 protein, giving the protein MSYKVFFKRSLSALLSSVFLISTVFSSPVIVNAEPEYNFAKALQLSLYFYDANKCGPGVTDGRLEWRGDCHVDDKEIPLIPMTESFRGTNLSQSFIDENKAILDPDGNGTVDLRGGMHDAGDHVKFGLPQTYAASTLGWGFNEFKDAYVEVGEEAHVRDILRWFNDYFLRSTFRDEDGNVVAFCYQVGEGDVDHDYWNPPELQNLRMLKDFERPAYFATAEKPASDQCAGAAASLAVNYLNFKDEDPEYAKECLDTAIALYDFARKYRGLGYSGGFYTPSYDYDEMSWVAVWLNIATGKQEYIDHIIATDASGTYTGYMQRIIVDTGNGWQNIWTHCWDTVWGGVFAKLAPITNTERDWYIFRWNLEYWSGIAHEETKDTNFLATTPAGFSMLNSYGSARYNTAAQLCALVYRKYTGRTDFSDWAKGQMEYIMGNNPMKRAYIVGYAPDGASHPHHRASHGSKTLSMDNPVDQVHTLWGALVGGPDADDFHKDVTSDYIYNEVAVDYNAAFVGACAGFYTYYGEGQKPVPNFPPKETRPQEFFVEAKVEQENTERTQVTLRIHNESAYPPHYETHMKARYYFSISELLSAGQSIDDLQMEIYYDENGKSFDGNAKYSGPIKYDESGTYYVEFDWEGKQIYAARELQFALVAAQDKNFKSHWDPTNDYSRKGLEKEYTTTTKVPLYVDNVKMFGEEPVPFVVPTPTTTAPVLYGDLNGDTNINSIDLGLLRKYLLGFITEFNVPEKAGDLNEDGSVNSIDLAYLRMRLLGMIPDFPVNKK; this is encoded by the coding sequence ATGTCGTACAAAGTATTTTTTAAGAGGAGCTTGAGTGCGCTTCTTAGCAGTGTTTTTTTGATAAGTACAGTTTTTAGTAGTCCGGTTATAGTTAATGCCGAACCTGAGTACAATTTTGCCAAAGCACTTCAACTTTCCCTTTATTTCTATGATGCAAATAAATGTGGACCGGGCGTAACAGATGGACGTCTTGAATGGCGCGGTGATTGCCATGTGGATGATAAGGAAATACCTTTGATTCCTATGACCGAAAGCTTTAGAGGAACTAATCTGTCTCAAAGCTTCATTGACGAAAACAAGGCTATACTTGATCCGGATGGGAACGGCACTGTTGATTTGCGCGGGGGTATGCATGATGCAGGGGATCATGTTAAGTTTGGTCTTCCGCAGACTTATGCAGCATCTACACTTGGATGGGGGTTCAATGAGTTTAAAGATGCATATGTAGAAGTTGGAGAGGAAGCACATGTCAGAGATATTCTAAGATGGTTTAATGATTATTTTCTTAGATCTACATTCAGGGACGAAGATGGCAATGTTGTTGCTTTCTGCTATCAGGTGGGAGAAGGAGATGTAGACCATGACTACTGGAATCCACCTGAACTTCAAAATTTGAGAATGCTTAAGGACTTTGAAAGACCTGCATATTTTGCTACAGCTGAAAAGCCTGCAAGTGACCAATGTGCTGGTGCAGCAGCTTCACTTGCAGTTAATTATCTGAATTTTAAAGATGAGGACCCGGAATATGCTAAGGAGTGTCTTGATACAGCTATAGCTCTCTATGATTTTGCCAGAAAATATAGAGGACTTGGATATTCAGGCGGATTTTATACACCTTCCTATGACTACGATGAAATGTCATGGGTTGCAGTCTGGCTCAATATAGCAACTGGAAAACAAGAATACATAGATCATATTATAGCTACCGATGCAAGTGGTACATATACTGGATATATGCAAAGAATCATTGTTGACACCGGTAACGGTTGGCAAAATATTTGGACTCACTGCTGGGATACGGTATGGGGTGGAGTGTTTGCAAAACTTGCACCGATAACAAATACAGAAAGAGACTGGTATATTTTTAGGTGGAATCTGGAATACTGGTCTGGAATTGCACACGAAGAAACCAAGGACACCAATTTCCTTGCAACGACTCCGGCAGGATTCAGCATGCTAAATTCATATGGATCGGCAAGATACAATACTGCTGCCCAGCTTTGTGCGCTTGTATACAGAAAGTATACAGGACGTACTGATTTTTCTGATTGGGCAAAGGGCCAAATGGAATATATAATGGGAAACAATCCAATGAAAAGAGCATATATAGTAGGCTATGCGCCCGACGGTGCTTCACACCCGCACCACCGTGCATCGCATGGGTCTAAAACACTTAGTATGGATAATCCTGTAGATCAGGTACATACATTATGGGGTGCTCTTGTTGGTGGACCTGATGCGGATGATTTTCATAAGGATGTAACATCTGATTATATTTATAATGAAGTAGCTGTAGACTATAATGCAGCTTTTGTAGGGGCTTGTGCTGGTTTTTATACCTACTATGGTGAAGGGCAGAAGCCAGTACCAAATTTCCCGCCAAAAGAAACCAGGCCACAGGAATTTTTTGTGGAAGCTAAAGTCGAACAGGAAAATACCGAAAGAACACAGGTTACCCTTCGAATTCATAACGAGTCCGCGTATCCGCCTCATTATGAGACCCATATGAAGGCGCGCTATTACTTTAGTATAAGCGAGCTGCTAAGCGCAGGACAGTCCATTGATGACCTTCAAATGGAAATATACTATGATGAAAACGGAAAGAGTTTCGATGGAAATGCAAAATATTCAGGGCCTATTAAGTATGACGAAAGTGGTACATATTATGTTGAATTCGATTGGGAAGGAAAACAAATATATGCTGCCCGCGAATTACAATTTGCGCTTGTTGCAGCACAGGATAAAAATTTCAAGAGCCATTGGGATCCCACAAATGATTACAGCAGAAAAGGACTGGAAAAAGAATATACTACAACTACAAAAGTTCCGTTGTATGTTGATAACGTAAAAATGTTTGGAGAAGAACCGGTTCCCTTTGTTGTACCAACGCCAACGACTACAGCACCGGTTCTATATGGTGATTTAAATGGGGATACCAATATTAATTCAATAGATCTTGGCTTGCTGAGAAAATATCTTCTTGGATTTATTACTGAGTTTAATGTTCCGGAAAAGGCAGGGGATTTAAACGAAGATGGTTCGGTAAATTCTATTGACCTTGCATATCTTAGGATGCGTTTGCTAGGTATGATACCAGATTTCCCTGTTAATAAAAAGTAA
- a CDS encoding zinc dependent phospholipase C family protein → MAGRLEKTYGKAFKYVLLVINPFKKKVIKTECEIHKFINFQALKILEKDKYLDAHCFFSDYIVDLNDGVVWADQDLKSSNHFYSPTSDKGLFGNSNAMSLSVEYYQKAKEYWFLQNTNKSMFYLGAAVHLVQDMTVPHHANIRLLDKHRQYENYIKRTYLSTPNFAVDHGGYYMAGIEEFIKCNARNAIKIYSRLKDIKENKKRYYTIAKFTLPLAQKTTAGCLLNFYRDVSKSIK, encoded by the coding sequence ATGGCGGGCAGACTTGAAAAAACATACGGAAAAGCATTCAAGTACGTCTTACTGGTAATTAATCCTTTTAAAAAGAAGGTTATTAAGACTGAATGTGAAATACATAAATTTATCAACTTTCAGGCATTGAAAATACTGGAGAAGGATAAATACCTGGATGCTCATTGCTTTTTCAGCGATTATATTGTTGACTTAAATGACGGGGTTGTATGGGCTGATCAGGACCTTAAAAGCTCAAATCATTTTTATAGTCCAACAAGTGATAAGGGCCTATTTGGAAATAGCAATGCAATGAGTCTGTCTGTTGAGTATTATCAAAAGGCAAAGGAGTATTGGTTTCTTCAAAATACCAATAAATCAATGTTTTATTTGGGTGCTGCGGTTCACCTGGTTCAGGATATGACAGTACCACATCATGCCAATATAAGACTTTTAGATAAACATAGACAATATGAAAACTACATAAAGCGTACTTATTTAAGTACACCTAATTTTGCTGTAGATCATGGAGGCTACTATATGGCGGGCATTGAAGAGTTTATAAAATGTAACGCCAGAAATGCTATAAAAATTTACAGCAGATTGAAAGACATAAAGGAAAATAAAAAAAGGTATTATACAATAGCTAAATTTACTCTACCACTTGCTCAGAAAACGACAGCTGGCTGCTTGCTCAATTTTTATAGAGATGTTTCAAAATCAATAAAGTAA
- a CDS encoding tetratricopeptide repeat protein — protein sequence MSKFCIDQNINKPVECDFACLIEREDALSKVQNFVDMLTVEKRGILRVVGNRGSGRTRFLNEIAQRYVESAFDLGFINSEEKVNTVDTESEFWVIDTEKVDILNFEKDIVNRLLESKKMGFILLIDNALSIDNTALSFLRKVLESEMPVNIGVVYSIEPENVFGLDYIDVELYDTVYISELSPKGVQQWIKSILGWGYAPKSFLKWLYSETRGLPKLLQENVSCLLQNGFLIYNSDCNWTVVGNFCEIEAENKNDGLKEKVKYELPVPKVGNFQRELRLTTGMGHFWDTWEYWNEGLTRLKEILDRQEALPKLENVRLFLWLGRLTNLKGDHEQAIAILNDGLELFEKSGVREGEAETLYMKALAISIQGSLAKVSVLLQKSLSIYRVIDNKPGIAYVLQYLALVYYYQGEYEKAELCSVESLEICRELKDKSGISRSLVRAGMVARGKGNFGQAMKMFNEHLKICEELDDKEGISNALINIAEMSRSQQNYSFARDYYERCLKLVREMGYKSLIARTLKDLGEIARYEGDFDKAGQLFQESLEVLEESKDNGEMMWLYRNMAELEMQKQCYSSAKELYFKGLRVFRGSRQITLIYALLVFEGLAEIAFAQEELIMAARLIGAADRLFEVTGKLISKNDFAQFHTRHWKIQGKMNKEAFDAAWSEGNIMSFELAMDYAMEEKDEKLDSDMAEKMINYIKGNYNNDISLNDISEYFNMSPCYLSTMFKHYTGENFKDYLNFYRVKKAKEYLKNGKTKIGVVAKMVGCNSINTFIRIFKKYEGISPGQYVEKN from the coding sequence ATGAGTAAATTCTGTATAGATCAGAATATAAATAAACCTGTAGAATGTGATTTTGCATGCTTAATTGAAAGAGAAGATGCCCTTTCAAAGGTTCAAAACTTTGTTGATATGCTGACTGTGGAAAAGCGTGGTATACTTAGGGTTGTAGGTAATCGTGGTTCAGGTAGAACGCGTTTTTTGAATGAAATAGCCCAAAGATATGTTGAATCTGCTTTTGATTTGGGGTTTATTAATTCGGAAGAAAAAGTAAATACAGTGGATACGGAAAGTGAATTTTGGGTTATAGATACTGAAAAGGTTGATATCCTCAATTTTGAGAAGGATATTGTTAACAGGCTCTTGGAAAGTAAAAAAATGGGTTTTATTCTATTGATTGATAATGCATTGAGTATAGATAATACAGCCTTAAGTTTTCTGCGGAAGGTACTAGAAAGTGAAATGCCAGTTAATATTGGAGTGGTTTATTCAATTGAACCGGAGAATGTATTTGGCCTGGATTATATTGATGTTGAGTTGTACGATACTGTCTACATAAGTGAGTTATCGCCTAAAGGAGTGCAGCAGTGGATTAAAAGTATATTGGGTTGGGGATATGCTCCGAAATCTTTTCTTAAATGGTTATACAGTGAAACCAGAGGTTTGCCGAAGCTTTTACAGGAAAATGTAAGCTGCCTTTTGCAGAATGGTTTTTTAATCTACAATTCCGATTGCAACTGGACTGTTGTAGGTAACTTTTGTGAAATAGAAGCTGAAAATAAGAACGATGGGTTAAAAGAGAAAGTAAAGTATGAGCTGCCCGTTCCAAAGGTTGGAAACTTTCAGAGAGAATTAAGGTTGACAACCGGTATGGGACATTTCTGGGATACGTGGGAATATTGGAACGAAGGCCTAACCAGATTGAAAGAAATACTTGATAGGCAGGAAGCACTCCCTAAACTGGAAAATGTGAGGCTATTTTTATGGCTGGGACGATTGACTAATTTAAAGGGTGATCATGAGCAGGCTATTGCTATTTTAAATGATGGTTTAGAACTTTTTGAAAAATCCGGTGTCAGGGAGGGGGAAGCTGAAACACTGTACATGAAGGCTTTAGCAATAAGTATACAGGGAAGTTTGGCTAAAGTGTCAGTGTTGCTTCAAAAGAGTCTTTCGATTTATCGGGTTATCGATAATAAGCCCGGCATAGCCTATGTTCTTCAATATTTGGCTTTGGTTTATTACTACCAGGGGGAATATGAAAAAGCAGAACTATGCTCTGTTGAAAGCCTTGAGATATGCAGAGAGTTAAAGGATAAAAGCGGAATTTCAAGATCTCTGGTAAGGGCGGGAATGGTCGCCAGAGGAAAGGGAAACTTTGGACAGGCAATGAAAATGTTCAATGAACATCTTAAAATCTGCGAGGAACTCGACGATAAGGAAGGTATTTCAAATGCTCTGATAAATATTGCAGAGATGTCCAGGTCACAACAGAACTATAGCTTTGCAAGGGATTACTATGAGAGATGCCTTAAATTGGTACGTGAGATGGGATATAAGTCACTTATTGCACGTACTCTTAAAGACCTTGGGGAGATCGCCAGGTATGAAGGGGATTTTGATAAGGCAGGCCAGTTATTCCAAGAGAGTCTGGAAGTATTGGAAGAGTCTAAGGATAATGGTGAAATGATGTGGTTATATCGCAACATGGCAGAACTTGAGATGCAAAAACAGTGCTATTCATCGGCAAAGGAACTTTATTTTAAGGGCTTAAGAGTATTCCGCGGTAGCAGACAAATTACCCTGATTTATGCCTTGTTGGTATTTGAAGGCCTTGCAGAGATAGCATTTGCGCAGGAAGAGTTAATAATGGCAGCAAGACTTATAGGCGCTGCTGACAGATTATTTGAGGTTACAGGCAAACTTATTTCAAAAAATGATTTTGCCCAGTTCCATACCCGCCATTGGAAGATACAGGGCAAAATGAACAAGGAAGCCTTTGATGCGGCATGGAGTGAAGGCAATATTATGAGTTTTGAGCTGGCAATGGACTATGCGATGGAAGAAAAAGACGAGAAACTGGACAGTGATATGGCTGAAAAAATGATTAACTATATAAAGGGAAACTATAACAACGATATATCTCTCAATGATATATCAGAGTATTTTAATATGTCTCCATGCTATTTGAGCACAATGTTTAAACATTACACCGGAGAAAACTTTAAAGACTATTTGAATTTCTACAGGGTTAAAAAGGCCAAAGAGTATCTGAAAAATGGCAAGACGAAGATAGGTGTTGTCGCAAAAATGGTTGGATGTAACAGCATTAATACTTTTATACGAATATTTAAAAAATATGAGGGGATATCTCCCGGGCAATATGTAGAGAAGAATTAA